A DNA window from Doryrhamphus excisus isolate RoL2022-K1 chromosome 2, RoL_Dexc_1.0, whole genome shotgun sequence contains the following coding sequences:
- the LOC131110850 gene encoding phospholipid-transporting ATPase ID-like isoform X1 codes for MGSVASYCGQLCGKQQKTEEQRLLRANDRPFNLSYHYANNAIKTSKYNIFTFLPLNLFEQFRRLANGYFLFLFILQLIPQISSLSWFTTAVPLVLVLSITAVKDATDDINRHKSDKQVNNRKVSVLIDGELQSEKWMNVQVGDVIKLENNQFVTADLLLLSSSEPLNLVYVETAELDGETNLKVKQALTVTGELGDSIEAQASFNGEVRCEPPNNRLDKFKGTLTVEGHMHSLDNDKVLLRGCTLRNTEWCFGLVIFGGPDTKLMQNSGKTTFKRTSIDHLMNVLVLCIFGFLAFMCSILTIGNAIWETMEGSVFTVFLPREPSVDAPLSSFLTFWSYVIVLNTVVPISLYVSVEIIRLGNSFYIDWDRKMYYPKCDTPAQARTTTLNEELGQIKYIFSDKTGTLTQNIMTFNKCSINGKNYGELFDFSGQRMEITEKTPKVDFSWNQLADPKFVFHDHSLVETIKEGNMEAQAFFRLLALCHTVMPEEKKEGELYYQAQSPDEGALVTAARNFGFVFCSRTPETITVIEMGTRVTYDLLAVLDFNNVRKRMSVIVRNPEGTLTLYCKGADTIIYERLHSSCSKLMATTTGHLNEYAGDGLRTLALAYKDLDEHYVKEWMRRNHEASTAIDGREEKLDQLYEEIEKDLLLLGATAVEDKLQDGVPQTIEQLAKADIKIWVLTGDKQETAENIGYSCNMLREEMNDVFVVSASTAEGVKQELQSARKKMCPTAAEEPTVTKARAGLFWLQKTETVHDDKVEGEYALVINGHSLAFALEKGLELELLRTACMCQTVICCRVTPLQKAQVVELVKKYKQAVTLAIGDGANDVSMIKAAHIGVGISGQEGMQAVLSSDYSFAQFRYLQRLLLVHGRWSYLRMCKFLQYFFYKNFTFTFVHFWYAFFCGFSAQTVYDEWFITMYNLVYTALPVLGMSLFDQDVNDRWSSQYPQLYSPGPLNVYFNKKSFIRCMIHSCYSSLILFFIPWATMHDTVRDDGKDIADYQSFALLAQTCLLVAVNIQLCLDTYYWTAVNQFFVWGSLAVYFATTFTMHSNGMFLIFTSIFPFIGTARNSLNQPNVWLTIFLTTLLCSLPVIAFRFIIIQLRPTINDKVRHKLRKEALPAPAPRRPPTRRISTRRSGYAFSHTQGYGDLVTSRRFLLKRPLKSRTTLFKQSESPLVQNRPQHYRTITEDPQQPRIH; via the exons ATGGGATCAGTAGCGTCATACTGTGGCCAACTGTGTGGGAAGCAGCAAAAGACTG AGGAGCAGAGACTCTTGCGAGCCAATGACAGACCTTTCAACCTATCCTACCACTATGCA AATAACGCCATCAAGACGTCCAAATACAACATCTTCACCTTCCTGCCGCTTAACCTCTTTGAGCAGTTCAGGAGGCTCGCCAACGgctacttcctcttcctgtttatACTTCAG CTCATCCCACAAATCTCCTCGCTCTCCTGGTTCACCACGGCCGTCCCCCTTGTTTTGGTACTTTCCATAACAGCGGTCAAAGATGCCACTGATGACATC AACAGACACAAAAGTGACAAACAAGTGAATAACCGCAAAGTGAGCGTCCTCATTGACGGAGA ACTTCAAAgtgaaaaatggatgaatgtccAAGTTGGAGATGTCATTAAGCTGGAAAACAACCAGTTTGTCACA GCGGACCTCCTTTTGCTGTCTAGCAGTGAGCCTCTCAATCTGGTCTATGTTGAAACAGCAGAATTAGACGG GGAAACCAATCTGAAAGTGAAACAGGCTCTGACTGTCACCGGAGAGCTGGGAGACAGCATTGAAGCACAAGCCAGCTTCAATG GTGAAGTGAGATGTGAACCTCCAAACAACCGCTTGGACAAATTTAAAGGGACGCTGACAGTGGAAGGGCACATGCACTCTTTGGACAACGACAAAGTGCTCCTCCGAGGATGCACTCTGAGAAACACAGAGTGGTGCTTTGGACTGGTTATTTTTGGAG GTCCAGACACGAAGCTGATGCAAAACAGCGGGAAGACGACCTTCAAACGGACCAGCATCGATCACCTCATGAATGTCTTGGTGCTTTGT ATTTTTGGCTTCCTGGCATTCATGTGCTCCATTCTGACCATTGGAAACGCAATCTGGGAAACAATGGAGGGGTCAGTGTTTACCGTGTTCCTCCCCCGAGAACCCAGTGTTGATGCTCCTCTCTCATCATTCCTCACCTTTTGGTCCTACGTCATCGTCCTCAACACAGTGGTGCCCATATCTCTCTATGTCAG CGTGGAGATCATCCGTCTTGGGAATAGTTTCTACATCGACTGGGACAGGAAGATGTATTACCCCAAGTGTGACACTCCCGCTCAGGCGAGGACCACCACTCTGAACGAGGAGCTGGGTCAGATCAAATACATCTTCAGTGACAAGACCGGCACTCTGACGCAGAACATCATGACCTTCAATAAGTGCTCCATCAACGGCAAAAATTACG GTGAACTGTTTGACTTTTCAGGACAGAGGATGGAAATAACAGAG AAGACACCAAAGGTCGACTTCTCCTGGAACCAGCTGGCTGAcccaaagtttgtttttcatgaccACAGTCTGGTAGAAACGATCAAGGAGGGCAACATGGAGGCTCAGGCCTTCTTCCGTTTGCTAGCATTGTGCCACACCGTGATGcctgaagaaaagaaagaag GGGAGCTGTACTATCAGGCTCAGTCTCCTGATGAAGGTGCTCTAGTCACCGCCGCAAGAAACTTTGGATTCGTGTTCTGCTCACGCACACCAGAGACCATCACGGTCATAGAGATGGGCACAAGGGTCACCTATGACCTTTTGGCGGTGCTGGACTTCAATAATGTACGCAAGAGGATGTCAGTCATAG TACGTAACCCCGAGGGAACGCTGACTCTGTACTGCAAAGGAGCAGACACCATCATCTACGAGAGGCTGCATTCCTCCTGTAGCAAGCTGATGGCCACCACCACAGGACATCTAAAT GAGTATGCAGGCGATGGCCTCCGCACGCTGGCTCTAGCCTACAAGGATTTGGATGAACACTACGTGAAGGAGTGGATGCGGCGCAACCATGAGGCCAGTACCGCCATTGATGGAAGAGAGGAGAAACTGGATCAACTCTATGAAGAGATTGAAAAAGACTTGTTG CTTCTGGGAGCAACAGCTGTAGAAGACAAGTTGCAAGATGGTGTCCCACAGACCATAGAGCAGCTGGCCAAAGCGGACATCAAAATTTGGGTATTGACCGGAGATAAACAAG AGACGGCGGAGAATATCGGCTATTCCTGCAACATGCTGAGAGAAGAGATGAACGATGTGTTCGTGGTATCAGCAAGTACAGCAGAAGGAGTCAAACAGGAGCTGCA GAGTGCAAGAAAGAAAATGTGTCCCACAGCTGCAGAGGAACCAACTGTAACCAAAGCTCGTGCAGGCCTCTTTTGGCTTCAGAAGACAGAAACTGTGCATGATGACAAAGTGGAGGGAGAATATGCTCTTGTTATAAATGGACACAGTCTG GCCTTTGCCTTGGAGAAAGGCTTGGAGTTGGAACTATTGAGGACAGCATGCATGTGCCAAACAGTGATTTGCTGCAGGGTCACCCCACTACAGAAAGCCCAAGTTGTTGAACTGGTGAAGAAATACAAGCAGGCAGTCACTTTGGCCATCGGGGATGGGGCCAACGACGTCAGCATGATCAAGG CTGCACATATCGGTGTTGGTATCAGCGGTCAGGAGGGCATGCAGGCTGTTCTGTCCAGCGATTACTCCTTTGCCCAGTTCCGCTACCTGCAGCGCCTCCTGCTGGTGCACGGGCGCTGGTCCTATCTGCGCATGTGCAAGTTTCTACAGTATTTCTTTTACAAGAACTTTACCTTCACCTTTGTGCATTTCTGGTACGCCTTCTTCTGCGGGTTCTCAGCACAG ACTGTGTATGACGAGTGGTTCATCACCATGTACAACCTAGTTTACACAGCTCTCCCAGTCCTGGGCATGAGCCTTTTTGACCAG GATGTGAATGACCGCTGGAGTTCCCAGTATCCTCAGCTTTACTCGCCGGGGCCTCTAAACGTTTACTTTAATAAGAAGTCCTTCATCCGCTGCATGATCCACAGCTGCTACAGCTCCCTCATCCTCTTCTTCATTCCGTGGGCCACCATGCACGACACGGTGCGAGATGACGGCAAAGACATAGCAGATTATCAGTCTTTCGCGTTACTGGCGCAAACGTGTCTGCTTGTTGCGGTCAACATCCAA TTGTGTCTAGACACCTATTATTGGACAGCAGTGAACCAGTTCTTTGTGTGGGGAAGCCTGGCCGTCTACTTTGCCACCACGTTCACCATGCACAGCAACGGCATGTTCCTCATCTTCACCTCCATATTCCCCTTCATCG GTACGGCAAGGAACTCTTTGAACCAGCCTAACGTGTGGTTGACTATATTCTTGACAACCCTCCTTTGCAGTCTGCCGGTGATAGCTTTCCGTTTCATTATCATCCAGCTGAGACCCACCATCAATGACAAG GTGAGACATAAGTTGCGTAAGGAGGCCCTGCCCGCTCCCGCTCCTCGCCGTCCACCGACTAGGCGAATCAGCACCCGGAGGTCGGGCTACGCCTTCTCTCACACCCAGGGCTACGGAGATCTGGTGACATCTCGAAGGTTCCTGCTGAAACGTCCTCTGAAAAGTCGGACCACCTTGTTTAAACAAAGCGAGTCTCCTCTGGTGCAGAACCGACCACAGCATTACCGCACCATCACAGAGGATCCACAGCAGCCCCGCATCCACTAG
- the LOC131110850 gene encoding phospholipid-transporting ATPase ID-like isoform X2: MNVQVGDVIKLENNQFVTADLLLLSSSEPLNLVYVETAELDGETNLKVKQALTVTGELGDSIEAQASFNGEVRCEPPNNRLDKFKGTLTVEGHMHSLDNDKVLLRGCTLRNTEWCFGLVIFGGPDTKLMQNSGKTTFKRTSIDHLMNVLVLCIFGFLAFMCSILTIGNAIWETMEGSVFTVFLPREPSVDAPLSSFLTFWSYVIVLNTVVPISLYVSVEIIRLGNSFYIDWDRKMYYPKCDTPAQARTTTLNEELGQIKYIFSDKTGTLTQNIMTFNKCSINGKNYGELFDFSGQRMEITEKTPKVDFSWNQLADPKFVFHDHSLVETIKEGNMEAQAFFRLLALCHTVMPEEKKEGELYYQAQSPDEGALVTAARNFGFVFCSRTPETITVIEMGTRVTYDLLAVLDFNNVRKRMSVIVRNPEGTLTLYCKGADTIIYERLHSSCSKLMATTTGHLNEYAGDGLRTLALAYKDLDEHYVKEWMRRNHEASTAIDGREEKLDQLYEEIEKDLLLLGATAVEDKLQDGVPQTIEQLAKADIKIWVLTGDKQETAENIGYSCNMLREEMNDVFVVSASTAEGVKQELQSARKKMCPTAAEEPTVTKARAGLFWLQKTETVHDDKVEGEYALVINGHSLAFALEKGLELELLRTACMCQTVICCRVTPLQKAQVVELVKKYKQAVTLAIGDGANDVSMIKAAHIGVGISGQEGMQAVLSSDYSFAQFRYLQRLLLVHGRWSYLRMCKFLQYFFYKNFTFTFVHFWYAFFCGFSAQTVYDEWFITMYNLVYTALPVLGMSLFDQDVNDRWSSQYPQLYSPGPLNVYFNKKSFIRCMIHSCYSSLILFFIPWATMHDTVRDDGKDIADYQSFALLAQTCLLVAVNIQLCLDTYYWTAVNQFFVWGSLAVYFATTFTMHSNGMFLIFTSIFPFIGTARNSLNQPNVWLTIFLTTLLCSLPVIAFRFIIIQLRPTINDKVRHKLRKEALPAPAPRRPPTRRISTRRSGYAFSHTQGYGDLVTSRRFLLKRPLKSRTTLFKQSESPLVQNRPQHYRTITEDPQQPRIH; the protein is encoded by the exons atgaatgtccAAGTTGGAGATGTCATTAAGCTGGAAAACAACCAGTTTGTCACA GCGGACCTCCTTTTGCTGTCTAGCAGTGAGCCTCTCAATCTGGTCTATGTTGAAACAGCAGAATTAGACGG GGAAACCAATCTGAAAGTGAAACAGGCTCTGACTGTCACCGGAGAGCTGGGAGACAGCATTGAAGCACAAGCCAGCTTCAATG GTGAAGTGAGATGTGAACCTCCAAACAACCGCTTGGACAAATTTAAAGGGACGCTGACAGTGGAAGGGCACATGCACTCTTTGGACAACGACAAAGTGCTCCTCCGAGGATGCACTCTGAGAAACACAGAGTGGTGCTTTGGACTGGTTATTTTTGGAG GTCCAGACACGAAGCTGATGCAAAACAGCGGGAAGACGACCTTCAAACGGACCAGCATCGATCACCTCATGAATGTCTTGGTGCTTTGT ATTTTTGGCTTCCTGGCATTCATGTGCTCCATTCTGACCATTGGAAACGCAATCTGGGAAACAATGGAGGGGTCAGTGTTTACCGTGTTCCTCCCCCGAGAACCCAGTGTTGATGCTCCTCTCTCATCATTCCTCACCTTTTGGTCCTACGTCATCGTCCTCAACACAGTGGTGCCCATATCTCTCTATGTCAG CGTGGAGATCATCCGTCTTGGGAATAGTTTCTACATCGACTGGGACAGGAAGATGTATTACCCCAAGTGTGACACTCCCGCTCAGGCGAGGACCACCACTCTGAACGAGGAGCTGGGTCAGATCAAATACATCTTCAGTGACAAGACCGGCACTCTGACGCAGAACATCATGACCTTCAATAAGTGCTCCATCAACGGCAAAAATTACG GTGAACTGTTTGACTTTTCAGGACAGAGGATGGAAATAACAGAG AAGACACCAAAGGTCGACTTCTCCTGGAACCAGCTGGCTGAcccaaagtttgtttttcatgaccACAGTCTGGTAGAAACGATCAAGGAGGGCAACATGGAGGCTCAGGCCTTCTTCCGTTTGCTAGCATTGTGCCACACCGTGATGcctgaagaaaagaaagaag GGGAGCTGTACTATCAGGCTCAGTCTCCTGATGAAGGTGCTCTAGTCACCGCCGCAAGAAACTTTGGATTCGTGTTCTGCTCACGCACACCAGAGACCATCACGGTCATAGAGATGGGCACAAGGGTCACCTATGACCTTTTGGCGGTGCTGGACTTCAATAATGTACGCAAGAGGATGTCAGTCATAG TACGTAACCCCGAGGGAACGCTGACTCTGTACTGCAAAGGAGCAGACACCATCATCTACGAGAGGCTGCATTCCTCCTGTAGCAAGCTGATGGCCACCACCACAGGACATCTAAAT GAGTATGCAGGCGATGGCCTCCGCACGCTGGCTCTAGCCTACAAGGATTTGGATGAACACTACGTGAAGGAGTGGATGCGGCGCAACCATGAGGCCAGTACCGCCATTGATGGAAGAGAGGAGAAACTGGATCAACTCTATGAAGAGATTGAAAAAGACTTGTTG CTTCTGGGAGCAACAGCTGTAGAAGACAAGTTGCAAGATGGTGTCCCACAGACCATAGAGCAGCTGGCCAAAGCGGACATCAAAATTTGGGTATTGACCGGAGATAAACAAG AGACGGCGGAGAATATCGGCTATTCCTGCAACATGCTGAGAGAAGAGATGAACGATGTGTTCGTGGTATCAGCAAGTACAGCAGAAGGAGTCAAACAGGAGCTGCA GAGTGCAAGAAAGAAAATGTGTCCCACAGCTGCAGAGGAACCAACTGTAACCAAAGCTCGTGCAGGCCTCTTTTGGCTTCAGAAGACAGAAACTGTGCATGATGACAAAGTGGAGGGAGAATATGCTCTTGTTATAAATGGACACAGTCTG GCCTTTGCCTTGGAGAAAGGCTTGGAGTTGGAACTATTGAGGACAGCATGCATGTGCCAAACAGTGATTTGCTGCAGGGTCACCCCACTACAGAAAGCCCAAGTTGTTGAACTGGTGAAGAAATACAAGCAGGCAGTCACTTTGGCCATCGGGGATGGGGCCAACGACGTCAGCATGATCAAGG CTGCACATATCGGTGTTGGTATCAGCGGTCAGGAGGGCATGCAGGCTGTTCTGTCCAGCGATTACTCCTTTGCCCAGTTCCGCTACCTGCAGCGCCTCCTGCTGGTGCACGGGCGCTGGTCCTATCTGCGCATGTGCAAGTTTCTACAGTATTTCTTTTACAAGAACTTTACCTTCACCTTTGTGCATTTCTGGTACGCCTTCTTCTGCGGGTTCTCAGCACAG ACTGTGTATGACGAGTGGTTCATCACCATGTACAACCTAGTTTACACAGCTCTCCCAGTCCTGGGCATGAGCCTTTTTGACCAG GATGTGAATGACCGCTGGAGTTCCCAGTATCCTCAGCTTTACTCGCCGGGGCCTCTAAACGTTTACTTTAATAAGAAGTCCTTCATCCGCTGCATGATCCACAGCTGCTACAGCTCCCTCATCCTCTTCTTCATTCCGTGGGCCACCATGCACGACACGGTGCGAGATGACGGCAAAGACATAGCAGATTATCAGTCTTTCGCGTTACTGGCGCAAACGTGTCTGCTTGTTGCGGTCAACATCCAA TTGTGTCTAGACACCTATTATTGGACAGCAGTGAACCAGTTCTTTGTGTGGGGAAGCCTGGCCGTCTACTTTGCCACCACGTTCACCATGCACAGCAACGGCATGTTCCTCATCTTCACCTCCATATTCCCCTTCATCG GTACGGCAAGGAACTCTTTGAACCAGCCTAACGTGTGGTTGACTATATTCTTGACAACCCTCCTTTGCAGTCTGCCGGTGATAGCTTTCCGTTTCATTATCATCCAGCTGAGACCCACCATCAATGACAAG GTGAGACATAAGTTGCGTAAGGAGGCCCTGCCCGCTCCCGCTCCTCGCCGTCCACCGACTAGGCGAATCAGCACCCGGAGGTCGGGCTACGCCTTCTCTCACACCCAGGGCTACGGAGATCTGGTGACATCTCGAAGGTTCCTGCTGAAACGTCCTCTGAAAAGTCGGACCACCTTGTTTAAACAAAGCGAGTCTCCTCTGGTGCAGAACCGACCACAGCATTACCGCACCATCACAGAGGATCCACAGCAGCCCCGCATCCACTAG